The Thermodesulfobacteriota bacterium genome has a window encoding:
- a CDS encoding phosphate/phosphite/phosphonate ABC transporter substrate-binding protein, translated as MKKWVKGLSIVVMSVFFCISFCAYATANHKIGVLAKRGAPKCMKQWGATAAYLTEKLGTKFTIIPLKFVAIEPAIKSGKIDFLLANSAFFVEMEKKYSISPIATLINSRKGKALDKFGGVIFTLKDSPVQELSGVKGKKFMCVKRSSFGGAHMAWRLLMENGIDPEKDCAAFLEGKKHDNVVLAVKNNTVDVGTVRSDTLERMEDEGKIKVSDFRIVHQVQDDFPFVHSTSLYPEWPMAACANTDKGLAQKVAGALTGIQQDSVAAKSAKIVGWSKPADYTEVTECLKAIKYGVFGGN; from the coding sequence ATGAAAAAATGGGTAAAGGGTTTAAGTATTGTGGTTATGTCGGTGTTCTTTTGTATTTCTTTTTGTGCTTATGCAACAGCCAATCATAAAATCGGCGTGCTTGCAAAACGGGGCGCTCCCAAATGTATGAAGCAATGGGGCGCGACTGCTGCATATCTGACGGAAAAATTGGGAACAAAGTTCACTATTATTCCCCTTAAATTTGTCGCCATCGAACCGGCGATAAAATCCGGGAAAATTGATTTTCTGTTGGCCAATTCTGCTTTTTTCGTTGAGATGGAAAAGAAATACAGTATTTCTCCCATTGCCACCCTGATTAATTCCAGGAAAGGAAAAGCCTTAGATAAGTTTGGTGGTGTTATTTTTACGCTAAAGGACAGCCCCGTACAGGAGCTTTCCGGGGTTAAGGGAAAGAAGTTTATGTGCGTCAAGCGTTCATCTTTTGGCGGGGCACACATGGCCTGGCGCCTTCTTATGGAAAACGGTATTGACCCGGAAAAGGACTGCGCTGCTTTTTTGGAAGGGAAAAAGCATGACAATGTCGTACTGGCAGTTAAAAATAATACAGTTGATGTTGGAACAGTAAGGAGCGACACCCTTGAGAGGATGGAGGATGAAGGAAAAATCAAGGTGAGCGATTTTAGGATTGTTCATCAGGTCCAGGACGATTTTCCCTTTGTTCACAGCACGTCTTTATACCCGGAGTGGCCCATGGCCGCCTGCGCAAATACAGATAAAGGATTGGCACAAAAGGTGGCTGGCGCTCTGACCGGTATACAGCAAGACTCGGTCGCTGCCAAATCTGCCAAGATTGTGGGATGGTCCAAGCCTGCTGATTATACAGAGGTGACGGAATGTCTCAAGGCAATCAAGTATGGCGTTTTTGGAGGAAATTAA
- a CDS encoding methyl-accepting chemotaxis protein, which translates to MPKKLGITIKFISIISVATLILLTIIAFTMVITAGNSQSVQAEAFISLLKSEQGHEEKLLRNALLQKGESVTTLLAHNGAGLIIGYDFDTLGQLAKHGAKDADVTFVTFLDANGKPITKRENHDKDIKTIKKKVVFENETVGFVEIGLNFASVEKNMAAVSRRIEKLMQETEKAKTEAVKSIEYRMAIFTAVGLVLLCGIIYWTLARIIIKPVNRIVEGLNIGANQVAFSSEQISSYSQSQAEGSSEQASSIEETSSSLEEISSMTKQNADNANQADNLMNDANQSVGQANNAMDQLTTSMKDISKASEETSKIIKTIDEIAFQTNLLALNAAVEAARAGEAGAGFAVVAEEVRNLAMRSADAAKDTAELIEGTVKKVNTGSELVDKANDIFSQVAQSASKVGELVGEIAAASTEQAQGIEQVNVAVTEMDKVVQANAAGAEETASASEEMNAKAEEMKGFVGNLVTLVTGSSNGKRSYTDSAKPAKKVPSGKKAKVAQPVSEAGKALKKMVAHQANEVSPQQVIPLDDDFKDF; encoded by the coding sequence ATGCCGAAAAAATTAGGAATTACCATCAAATTTATCTCGATTATTTCTGTAGCAACACTCATATTGCTGACCATCATTGCTTTTACAATGGTCATTACTGCCGGAAATTCCCAATCTGTACAGGCCGAAGCTTTCATCAGCCTGCTAAAGTCTGAGCAGGGCCATGAAGAAAAATTGCTACGAAATGCGCTTTTACAAAAAGGAGAATCGGTTACCACCTTACTGGCCCACAACGGAGCCGGGTTGATTATCGGCTATGATTTCGATACCCTTGGCCAATTGGCCAAGCACGGAGCCAAAGATGCGGATGTCACATTTGTAACCTTTTTGGATGCTAACGGAAAACCCATTACAAAAAGGGAGAATCACGACAAAGACATCAAAACCATCAAAAAAAAAGTTGTGTTTGAAAATGAAACCGTTGGTTTTGTGGAAATCGGTTTGAATTTTGCTTCAGTTGAAAAGAATATGGCTGCAGTGTCGCGCCGTATTGAAAAATTGATGCAGGAAACGGAAAAGGCAAAGACCGAAGCCGTTAAGTCCATCGAGTATCGAATGGCCATTTTTACAGCTGTGGGGCTCGTGCTTCTTTGCGGGATCATCTACTGGACGCTGGCCCGGATCATAATCAAACCGGTAAACCGTATCGTTGAGGGGCTAAATATCGGTGCGAACCAGGTGGCATTTAGTTCAGAGCAGATATCATCTTATAGCCAGTCACAGGCTGAGGGTTCTTCGGAGCAGGCTTCATCCATAGAAGAAACCTCTTCCTCACTGGAAGAGATATCCTCCATGACCAAACAGAATGCGGACAATGCCAACCAGGCGGATAACCTGATGAACGACGCCAATCAGTCCGTCGGCCAGGCCAACAATGCCATGGACCAGCTGACCACCTCCATGAAAGATATTTCCAAAGCGAGTGAAGAGACATCAAAGATCATCAAGACCATTGATGAGATTGCCTTTCAGACCAACCTGCTGGCATTGAATGCGGCAGTGGAAGCGGCCAGAGCCGGTGAAGCAGGTGCCGGATTTGCGGTGGTGGCTGAAGAAGTACGCAATCTTGCCATGCGCAGTGCCGATGCGGCCAAGGACACCGCTGAACTGATCGAAGGCACGGTCAAGAAGGTAAATACCGGTTCGGAACTGGTCGATAAGGCCAACGATATTTTCAGCCAAGTGGCACAGAGTGCCTCCAAGGTGGGCGAACTGGTCGGCGAAATTGCCGCCGCTTCCACCGAGCAGGCCCAGGGGATCGAACAGGTCAATGTGGCGGTCACTGAAATGGATAAGGTGGTGCAGGCGAATGCAGCCGGTGCGGAAGAAACCGCATCCGCGTCTGAAGAGATGAACGCCAAGGCAGAAGAAATGAAGGGGTTTGTGGGAAACCTGGTGACACTTGTTACCGGAAGCTCAAACGGAAAAAGATCTTATACAGATTCAGCTAAACCAGCAAAAAAGGTTCCGAGTGGAAAAAAGGCAAAGGTTGCTCAACCGGTTTCTGAAGCAGGCAAAGCGTTAAAAAAGATGGTGGCTCACCAGGCAAACGAAGTGAGTCCGCAGCAGGTCATCCCCCTGGATGATGATTTTAAGGACTTTTAG